A section of the Devosia rhizoryzae genome encodes:
- a CDS encoding acetyltransferase translates to MSQRIICIGGGGHAVVVIDTLRTIAESSGADFEIAGFTDPTYSAQPILGVPCIGTDAALSRLVHAMRLTHFMVAVGSISGGSVLRARLFAAGEAAGLEPFTAIHPSALVAGSALIGGGSVIMAGVVVQPRTKIGRNVIVNTRASIDHDCLIGDHVHVAPGAVLSGGVSLENGCHVGAGAVVLQSLRVGQGATVAGGATVVRSVGAGATVMGTPAR, encoded by the coding sequence ATGAGCCAGCGGATTATCTGCATCGGAGGAGGCGGGCACGCGGTAGTTGTGATCGACACTTTACGAACTATCGCAGAAAGCTCGGGCGCAGATTTCGAGATTGCCGGCTTTACTGACCCGACGTACTCGGCGCAACCCATTCTAGGCGTACCGTGCATCGGCACTGACGCGGCCCTGTCGCGCCTCGTGCATGCCATGCGGCTCACCCACTTCATGGTAGCGGTCGGATCGATCAGCGGCGGCAGCGTCCTGCGTGCACGACTATTCGCTGCTGGAGAGGCCGCCGGTCTCGAGCCTTTTACGGCGATACACCCTTCTGCTCTCGTGGCCGGTTCAGCCCTAATCGGAGGCGGAAGCGTCATCATGGCAGGCGTAGTAGTTCAGCCGCGCACGAAAATTGGTCGCAACGTCATTGTCAATACGCGGGCGTCCATCGACCACGATTGCCTGATTGGCGATCATGTCCATGTAGCTCCCGGTGCTGTGCTGTCGGGCGGGGTTTCGCTCGAGAATGGCTGTCATGTGGGCGCGGGCGCCGTGGTCCTGCAGAGTCTGCGCGTTGGGCAAGGCGCGACTGTCGCCGGCGGTGCGACGGTTGTTCGCAGCGTGGGCGCCGGAGCTACAGTCATGGGAACGCCGGCTCGCTGA
- a CDS encoding nucleotidyltransferase family protein: protein MDSNTLKSITLIETHKLADAVACIEASGGQIALVVDEGFRLVGTITDGDIRRAILRGATLDSTAGDVMHRHPRSVPRGTPLAEIAAILKREMIFQMPVVDAEGVVVGLHLADEIELADPAAHRVVIMAGGLGTRLRPITETVPKPMIEVGGRPILERILERFREQGFRKISLCVNHLAEIIEKHFGDGAAFGVEIDYVRETKRMGTAGALSLLSERSEKPLIVMNGDILTSINFGQMLAFHYESAALATMGLNRYQYQVPYGVVDVRNHHITGFSEKPVFDFFVNAGIYVISPEMLDLIPPDRFFDMPSLFDQVHPDRRVAFPLHEYWLDVGKPDDLNRAIDEFGKGETGVPT, encoded by the coding sequence ATGGATAGTAATACGCTGAAATCGATCACTCTTATCGAGACGCACAAGCTCGCCGACGCGGTCGCCTGTATCGAGGCGAGCGGCGGCCAGATCGCACTGGTCGTCGACGAAGGGTTCCGGCTGGTCGGCACGATCACCGATGGTGACATCCGCCGCGCGATCCTGCGCGGCGCGACGCTGGATTCGACCGCCGGCGACGTCATGCACCGCCACCCACGCTCCGTACCGCGCGGCACGCCGCTGGCCGAGATCGCCGCGATCCTGAAACGCGAGATGATCTTCCAGATGCCGGTGGTGGACGCCGAGGGCGTCGTGGTCGGCCTGCATCTGGCTGACGAAATCGAGCTTGCCGATCCCGCAGCACACCGCGTCGTCATTATGGCGGGCGGGCTCGGCACGCGCCTGCGCCCGATCACCGAGACGGTGCCCAAGCCGATGATCGAGGTCGGCGGCCGCCCGATCCTGGAACGCATCTTGGAGCGTTTTCGTGAGCAGGGCTTCCGCAAGATCTCGCTCTGCGTCAATCATCTGGCCGAGATTATCGAAAAGCATTTCGGCGACGGCGCGGCCTTTGGCGTTGAGATCGACTACGTCCGCGAGACCAAGCGCATGGGCACGGCGGGCGCGCTGTCGCTGCTCAGCGAGCGGTCGGAAAAGCCGCTGATCGTCATGAACGGCGACATCCTGACCTCGATCAATTTCGGCCAGATGCTGGCCTTCCACTATGAAAGCGCCGCGCTGGCTACTATGGGCCTCAACCGCTACCAGTACCAAGTGCCCTACGGCGTGGTCGACGTCAGGAACCACCACATCACAGGCTTCTCGGAAAAGCCGGTGTTCGATTTCTTCGTGAATGCTGGCATCTACGTCATCAGTCCCGAAATGCTGGACCTGATCCCGCCGGACCGCTTCTTCGACATGCCCTCGCTCTTCGACCAGGTTCACCCTGACCGCCGCGTCGCCTTCCCCTTGCACGAATACTGGCTCGACGTCGGCAAACCCGACGACCTAAACCGCGCGATAGACGAGTTTGGCAAAGGCGAGACGGGGGTGCCGACGTGA